The window AGTGTTAATTTTGTGACCTGCCATGATGGGTTTACACTTAATGACCTTGTTTCTTACAACTACAAGCACAATGAAGAAAATGGGGAAAATAACAGGGATGGAATTGAGGATAACCTGAGCTGGAACTGCGGGGTTGAAGGAGAATCCGAAGCCCCGGAGATCGAGACCTTGCGGGAACAGCAGATCAAAAATTTTGCCGCTATCCTGTTGCTGTCTGTAGGGGTCCCGATGATTTGCATGGGGGATGAAGTCCGACGCACTCAGAAAGGCAACAACAACGCGTACTGCCAGGACAATGAGACTGGCTGGTTTGACTGGAACCTCGTAGAAAGAAATCGCGAGATGTTCCGCTTCTGGAAATTGATGATCGGGTTCCGGAAACGCCACACCACTATCCTTCGCCCCCGTTACTTTACGGGTAAGGAAAACGAGCGCGGGCTAAAAGATATTTCCTGGCATGGCTGCAAGCTCTACAGTCCGGGCTGGGACGACCCTTATGCAAGAGCCCTTTCTTTTACTATGGGAGAGCCCGGAGACGAAGAAGATATCCATGTTATGATGAACATGTACTGGGAACCCCTGGAGTTCGAGATTCCAGAGCTCAGAGAGAGGAGCTGGTACCGGGCAGTAGACACCTTCCTGCCTTCTCCACAGGATATTTCCGGAGCCGGGGAAGAAGTCCGGGTTAATGGGAACAACTACTTTGTGCAGGGAAGGAGTGTGGTTGTGCTGATTTCAAAGTGACCCTCTGAAAAAGCAGCTTACAGCGCAAAAGTCCGGATATTCGAAAAAAGTGGAATCGAAAAAAATGGAATCTTTAGAGTTAGCGTGAACTATCTATCTTTAGATAGTGTGAACTATCTATCTTTAGATAGTGTGAACTATCTTCTTTAGATTAGCGTGAACTATCTATCTTTAAAGTTAGCGTGTACTATCTTCTTTAGATTAGCGTGAACTATCTATTGAGTTCTTGTAAGCCTCTATAACATCCTGGACTGACTCAAAGATATGGTCTTTGCCAATCATTCCGGTTATGCCATCTCTATCCAGCTCATTCATCACAGGCGGGACTACTTCACTTAATACAAGAGTAATACCCAGTTTTTGCAGCTGGGTATATACCTTTTTGAGGGCCTCTACAGCGGTGAAATCGATATCTCCAATGTTCGTTGCAGAAATGCAAAACCATTTAAGAGATATATTTTTTTTGGCAAGTTCTATAATCTCTTCCGTGAAGCGATTTTCGTTAGCAAAGTAGAGGTTTGAGCCAAAACGGTAGATCAACAAGCCTTCAACAGCTTGCTGCCCTTTTTCGAGTGGAATAGTCCTCATGGTACCTCCGCCTTTTGGAACAAGCAGCAGGTTAAGAGGTCGATAACTGTGGCGCAGGTGAGCGATGATCGAGAGTACAACAGCTATTACAATTCCCTGCTCGACGCCTATAACCACGACCGTCATAGCTGTTATCAGGGCGACCGCGAACTCGACAGGTCGCTGTTTGTGAAGAGCGGTCATCCCTTCGATGTCGATAAGACGCAAACCAATGAGGAATACCATCGATGAAAGTACAGCTCTGGGCAAATAGGCAAATGGTCTGGTAAAGAATAACAGGACCATCAGAACAGTTAAGACCGTTGTGAGCTGGGTAAGCTGGGTACGCCCTCCGGCACTTTTGACCATTTCGGTCTTTGTTGGACTGCCGTTGACCACAAAAGTGCCTGAAATCCCGGCTACTGCATTAGCAAGGCTCAATCCAATGAGATCTACATTTTCATTAAAAGTGTCGGAAAACTTCATAGCATAAGCCCGAGACGTTGCAGCACTCTGGGCAAGGATGACAATAAAACAGGCCACTGAGAGGTCGAGTATTTTTGGGACATCAGAGAGTGGAACCTGAGGAAAAGAAAGATGTGGCAAACCTCCTGGAAATGTGCCAAGGATGGTAACCCCGTAAGAAGAAAGGTCTAATACCCAGCTTGCAGCAATTGCACCAAAGATCGCTAACAGTGCACTGGGAAATTTGTTGCCGATTCTTCCGCTAAGAACAATAATCCCGATTACAGATAACGAGACCAGGAATGTGGGAAGATTTATGAGAGCCAGGTCCGGGAAAAAAGATGCGGTCTGCATAGGTGTTCCATATGCCCCTTGAGGTATCCCGAAAATCCCGCTAAGCTGTGAGATAGAGATACGGATCCCGACCCCGGTGAGAAATCCTATCAGAACCGTGTGAGAGAGGAAGTCAGCGAGAAAACCCAGTTGTAGTATGCCTGCAAGGAGAAGCAAGATTGCTGCGAGTAGAGCGATCATGCTCGCGTATGCAATATATTGGGGGGATTCAGGCAGAGCCATGGTCCCCAACCCACTCGCTATAATCGCCGCAGTTGCGGAATCGGCACCAACGACAAGATGCCGGGATGAACCGAAAATGGCAAAGACCAGCATTGGAAGCAGGATTGTGTAGACTCCGGTAACTAAAGGCATGCCCGCAATCCTGGTGTATCCCATAACCTCGGGGATGGCAAATGCTGCGAATGTTATCCCTGCAACGATCTCCAGGGGTATCTGTTTAACGTTAAGGGGTAATATTCCCTGGAAGAGGGATAAGTGAAAGGATCGGCGGGGATTTTTTGCAGGGTTCATATTCACTCTAATGTCTTCATAAAAAGGAAATTCTAGATTCATCTATTGATTTTCAATCAGAATTCGTCTATTGATTTTAATTTTATTCCTTCAACAAACTTCTGGTCATTTCACGAAAAAATAAGGCAGGATGCTTTTGACTTTAGTTATGAGAGGAATGCCGTCAATTTTCTGGCATTCCTTTCATGTTTGGATTTCTCCACTCTGCTTTGGAAACGAGTTTCCTCCGCAGGTAACGTACTTTCGTATCTCCTCTCGCCAATGTTGGATATGCTTGTTATGTGTAACACACCGCCCCTACCTCTCAGGACTTTTAATGCTACACGATAGAGCTGCAAACTGAGGAAGCATTCGCAGGTATCATGACATTTCCAACGTAGTCAATTAAGACTCAGGCTGGTCAACCGGGGCACTATTACATGCCTGCCAATTTAGTGACGGGTAGTTGACTGAAGAACCTTTTATTTTATTTTCAGTCGAATACCCCGCTAGCTTGCTGCGGGGATGAAAAACTTCCCCGGCAACCGTTAATAATAATATGATTTATCAATTCAATTTTTTGGTTGTTAACTCCTGCTCAAACTAAAGTGTTTATGGTTATTGTTTTCTTTAACGGAATTTGGAGCGGTGGCGCGAACATACCCTGTTGCTTGCGGCGGGGTGCGCCAGCGCAACTTTGATTTGTCCACAGTGCATTTTTTGAGCATGTTATGAAATATACTTGTTTTGAGTCAAAATTTGAGACTTTTTATTATTTTCTGGGTTTTTGATTGATTGCAGTCAATTGCCAGTGGAATTTATGGTAAATTTTGGCGATCCCAGAAGATTTTAAAAAGTCTCCAAAATTTAGATTCATTAGGGACAATCAAATTGATTGGTTTTGTAGCGTTATTAAGTCAACTATCCCTGAGCTAAACAGACTGTCCGACAATTCAATTTCAGGGCGAAAACATGCAAAAAATAAGGCATATAAGGCCTTTAAATCGAAAAAGAAGGATTTTGGATATTATTGGCAGTAATTGTCGGACAGCCTTTAAAGACTCAGGGGTTTCCTGCTGAGAATTTATGAACCAGAATCTAGAAGGAGGAGTGAAATGATAGAAATTATACAGGGGCTGCCGGAAAACATCTTGGCGGTTATTGCAAGCGGAAAGGTAACGGGAGAAGACTATGAAAAGGTGTTAATCCCTGCTATTGAAGATAAAATACGAAAGTACGGGAAGATTCGTATGCTCTATCAATTGGGCCAGGATTTCACGGGTTTTACCTATGATGCCATGTGGGACGACGCCAGGGTTGGCATATGGCACCTCACTGCATTTGAAAAAGTCGCAGTTGTCTCCGACGTGGACTGGATAATTGATGCAGTTAAAATATTTAAGTTTGTCATTCCCTGTCCTGTGAAAACCTTCAGAAATGAAGAGTTTCCTGAAGCAAAAGCCTGGATCATTGAATGATCCTCCACAGCTACCGTAATTCACTTTGTTCTATTTGATTTGTTCTATTTGATTTGTTCTATTCGCTTTGTTCTGGTGAATTTGCATTTTCCTCTTTTATTTACGGTTTTTCAGTAACTGAACCCCATAACTCGGAATGAAAAATATAGAGAATTAAAAAAGAAAAAGAAAAAGAAAAAGAAAAAGATTAAAAGGTATCAGGAGCTTTCTTCGTTTTTCCTGGATCGCTCCTGTCATTTCCCCTTCACTGAGATGGGATTAACACTTTATCTATTTGATGAATTACCCCATTGTTGGTCAGGATATCCGCTTCTGTTATGTTTGCGCCTCCGACCTGAATGCCATTAGCTGTCACATTGACAGCGAGTTCCCCCCTTCAAGGGTCTTGATAGCTGTCATTTTTTCAAGATCTTTTTTCATCAGTACTTTACCAGTAACATGGTAAGTTAAGACCTTCTTCAGTCCCTGTGTATTGTTCTTAAGCGCAGGAACAGCATAATCAGGAAGTTCGGCAAAGGCTTTATCAGTTGGAGCAAAAACAGTATATATTCCATCCTCAGCCAGAGTAGTCTCAAGCCCTGAAACGTTGATAAGCTCAACCAGGGTTACGAAGTTTTTGTCAGCTAATGTTTGCACAATATTTCTATCGCTTTTTTCTATAACATTTTCAATTTCTTGAGGTACATTTTCAGCTTCCTTTGTTAAATTCTCACTTTCATTTTCTATTTTTTGTGTTTCATTTTCCGGTGCTTTTTGAGAACAGCCGGAAGAAAATAACATTAGTGAGATCAGCATCAATGTAATAAGCATAACACCAAAAAGTTTTATTTTCCTGATAATCTCATCCCCCTTTCATAAACCCTCAGCAGGAAACCCCTGAGTCTTTAGCTCAGGGGAGAAATGCGTAAACTTCCCCATCCTGCTCTATTGAATTAGTTTTTTATCAATGTAATGAGGGCGAATAAATCGCCCTCCACCTACCAAAGTAGGGTAATGCGTATCCGAATTGAGGAGTCAATTCCGGAATCCGACCTCCTCTCGATCTGATATGGAAAGGTTTAACGATGCAAGCACTGTCCCTACCTCTCAGGACTGTTTAACCGGCATCCTTAGAGCCTTAAACTGAGGCGACATTCAAGGGTAACTATTTCTTTCCTATCGTTTACCGATTTTTCAAAGCTCCTAATCGGTGATCTGGTCAACCAGGGCTTGTTAGACAAGCCCCTGAGTCTTTAGCTCAGGGGTAGTTGACAAAACATGTATGTGGAAATATATCCCCTATGGATAATATATATTGGTCTTTATATAATTTATCTTCGACATTCTGCAACTTCGCCTCAAAACACTCTTAAAAAATCGATTCACTGAATGAAATAAAATCTCTGAGGAGCAGCGTCAAATACAACCGGTATTTTGTGTAGATTCTCTTTTTTGAGATCTCTTTTTGAATCAAACATAATCCCTATAAAAAATAGAATTGAGAATATAAAATTTTGTTTGAACTTATCTGAATTTCTGAATTAATAGATATTTTTGGACATGAATATTTACACGTAATTTCACTCCAAGTTATGTAACAATATAAAGTATAAAACACAAAATCTGAAATATAAAACACAAAATCTGAAATATAAAACACAAAATGTAAAGTATAAAACACAAAATAGAACATATAAAATATAAAATAGAACATATAAAACACAAAATCTGAAATATAAAATATGAAACGTAAAATATAAAACACAAACATAAGGGAGAAGATTTGTCCAGGACTTTTCTTATTTGCTTTCAGTGGTTCTTAGCCTTTGAAAATCCAAACAAAGAGCGAAATTTATTTGAAAGTGATATATTCCTTCAAATCCGATTTCAGAATCCTTTCAATCTCTCCCCAGCTACTGTCCCTGGTTTCCGTAAACATGTACCCGAAGAAGCCGTACATCTCATGATCGGCTTTCCTGAGTTCCAGGGGTTTTTCAAAGTCCGAAAGCAATTTTTCGTAATCAAACGCCTTTATTTTGTTCAAATCCAGATCTATCGGCCTGTTAAGCATAACGAGGCAGAAGCTCTTTTCCTCTTTGCCTTCGAGAAGCCTGTTCCAGTTTGGTTCAAGCTGCTCAAGGAAGTACCTGTAAGTGTTAATCCCATAGGCAAAGTATGCGATATCCGTTGTGCACCAGCCGGCAAAGCGCATAGGGTTCACCTCAATGGGCTGGATTCTCCTGTCGTTACCTATCCGCAATTCGATATGCAGAGGGAAATTCTTAAGCCCGGCAAGCTTTCCGATTTCCTTCAAAAGATCTTCAACAGTTTCCCTGTAGTTTTCTATAACGGCTTTTGAAGTAAAGTATACCCGGTCGCTAACATCGTTTTCCGAGGAAAAGATGTGCTTGAAAATATTGAGGACTACCGGCTTCCCTGCTCTGTTGAAGTAAGCATCAACCGCGAATTCTTCCCCTTCGATATTTTCTTCTATTATGAACTTTCCGGTATCAAGAACCTGCACCGGATAGCGTCCCTTAATTTCCTCGACTTCGGTGTTTATGCGCTGAAGGACTGAACCCCATTCTTCATCGGTTGAAACCTTGTGCACCCCGAGGCTAAAAAAGCCTACAACGGGCTTTATGATGAAAGGCTTTTTAATCTCCTCAACCCGGATCTCGTCCAGCTTTTCAAATTCAACTCCCTGGAAATAGAAGTCAGGGTAGATCCTTTCCAGCAGTTCTCTGAATTTTATTTTGTTCTTGAAAAGTTCAATTTTCGCAGGCAGCCCTGTAAAACCCAGATTTTCTGAAATCCAGCCAAGGGAATTTTCAGAATTGGAATAAAGGGGACATTCTCCCTTTTCTTTTATTAATTCAATAAACTCGGCTTCCTCAAGGAGCCTGAGCTTTTTTTTTGAGCTTATTTCAGCTGCCATTTCATTTTTTAAAACAGGAATCTGCATCTCTGCAGCAGTATCTTTTAAGAATTCAGAGACGTAGGGGTGGTCGAGGATTATCATTTTTCTAACCTTTTTTATGGAATTTCAGCTTGTAAACCTGAAGCCAGATAATAAGATAGGTTAGTAATATCTATTGTGGAGCTATTTATTATGGAGCTATTTATTATGGAGCTATTTATTATGGAGCTATTTATTTGGAGCTATTTATTTGGAGCTATTTATTATGGAGCTATTTATTATGGAGCTATTTATTATGGAGCTATTTTGAAGTTTGGTGCAACCTGCAACCACTGCTCTGTAATTCAATCATAACGATTCAGATGAGTAATTTAAAGACATGTCGGATAAGTCCGATAAAAGTTGACGCATTCCTCCCCTACCTGTCGTCTGATGCCTCCAAGGAAGGAGTCTCCTGCTTATGAAGATGAATACATTTGTCGCACCTGCGGAAAGTCAGTTTCAGGGCTACATACATATCTTTTTATCATAAAAGCCTGAAAACTCTTAATAAATTTCCAAAAATATAGGAAGACTAATATCAGAGTATGCCTATATAAATGATTTAATTATTAAAACCGGTCTCTTTTAATAGTATTTGACTGTTAATAGCATTTGACTGGAAAGGGGTTTTTAATATGTTCTCAGTGAACGAACAAAAAGCTATTGAACTTGGAGAATCTGGAGAAAAAGCAGTAAGGGAACAGAACGAATACGATGCGCTCCAATATATTGAATACCTCCGAGAACTCGGGGAAGAACTTCTCAGAGTAGATTTGCCCAATGTCGATTTTGAGAAAGATTTAAAGAGAGTTGCGATTTCACTCCGGAATATCGGCAACAAAGCTGTTCAGAAACAGATTGAAACTGTTGCATCCAATGCAGCAGAGGTTATTGGCACTCTTGCGGAACCTTCCATAGAAAAAAACTTCTCCAACGCCCTCTGGTCTTTTTCAAAGGCTGTGCAGGAAATCGGAAAAGGAGCCGCACAGGCGGAGATGCCTGGAGCTGCAGTAAGTGCTGTTAAGACCCTCGAAATAATAGGAAAAGGTGCCGTTGCAAAAAAGATGGAGGTTGTAACCCTCTGGACAACCATGTCCCTTGAAGAAATTGGCTACCTTGCAGGCAAAAAACAACTTCAAGATCTGAGCAACGCAGCAAAAACTGCCAGGGAGGAAATTATAAAAGCTTCCGAAGATAATGGGTTCATTACCAGGAAGCAGATTGTAATATATCCTCAACTTATCTCCCAGACACTAAGTGAATTCTCAGACATGCAGAATCTTCAGCCAGCAGGCTATGAAGGCAAGAAATCTAATGAGGAATTTACGGAAGAGGAATTCTTCGAAGAAGAAGCTGAGGAAGAAGAGCCTGAAACCGGGGCTTCAGGAAAAGGAAAATAATTATTTCAGTCGAATACCCCGCAGCTTGCTGCGGGGATGGATAACTTCCCCGAGAACCGTTGTTAACTATACGAGTTCTATTTTTACTACCTTTCTACTGAAAATGTAACGACAGCATAATTTCGAAATTTTATCTCTTTAAAGATTTCGAGCCATCAAGTGCTGGCAGCCTCATATCCAGGAATATGAGATCTAATCTATTTTTATGATTTTAAGGGCTCCAATCTCATTGAGGTTTCTGGACTCTCATAACCAAAAGAAACATAAAGAGTCCAGATACTCTCCATAAAGTACCCAATTACTTCCCCCAGGACCACAAATATTATTATTTAGAGGAATATCTACGAAATCGAAAGGATAATAAATGTTTGCTTTAGCTGGGTTGCCTGTTCCCGGGAGCTCTCAGCTCTATCTTAATCAATGCAAGAAGGAGGGGCTTGATTGAACAAACAGAATTTGACTTATATAGCCATTTTTTTCGTGCTTTTGATAGCTGTATTGATTTTTGCATCACAACTTCAAGGCCGTCCTTCAGGACCTGAAAGTCCGGCCGGTTTTGAGACTGTGACTGTTGAAGAAGCAAAGAAAATGATAGAAAAAGAAGAGGTATTTGTGCTTGATGTCCGTACCCCAGATGAGTTTAACGAATCTCATATCAAAGGGGCAACCCTTATTCCTGTTACAAATTCCGGCGGGTCAAATCTGAGCCCTGATCAGCTGCTGGGAGCTCGAATAAACGAAGTCCCCAAAAACCAAAAAATACTCGTTTACTGCAGGACAGGGTACAGAAGCACGTCTGCAAGCCAGATGCTGGTAGCTGCCGGATACTCAGATGTTTACAATATGCAGGGCGGGATCACCGCATGGACAGGTGCAGGGTATCCTGTTGTAAGTTAAGCAGACCGGAAAATTGACAGTTGATCTTCGGCTGTCCTGACGGTTTATTTATTGAAGTTCTGAAAAGTCCTGTAAGTTTCTCTCTGGGTTTATTTCAAACCTGGAAAAGTAGAAAAAGAATTACTTTTATTATAAAGGTAGATGGCAGGACAGAGAAATAGAACGGAAGATTGGATCAGCTGGGGTATAAGCATATTTATGCTTTTGCTGGCGGTTGTAGCCTGGAAGATTATGGACAAGAGTTGGAGCTCTTTCAACCATTTACCAGTCTATATTTATGCAGGAGTCCTTATATTCTACCTGCGGGCAGAAAAATTCGCATACAAAGGCTCGGGCCTTTCAGGAAGACAGTTTAATAAATGGACTCGTCACCTGCTCTTATTCTTCTGGTGGCTGCTTTTAATTGTCCCGGCTCTTGAATACATCCTTTTTCAGCGGTACAACTTTGTCGTTATAGTTGCAGGAACAATGCTGACGATATTTGGAACGGTCCTCCGGGCATGGGGAGTATGGACACTGGGTGAATATTTCTCTGTCCATATAGAGGTCAAGGACAAACATGAGCTTATCGAAAAAGGTCCATACAAATTTATCAGGCATCCGGCTTATGCAGGAAACATAATACAGGCGATAGGTATTCCTCTTATCCTCGATGCTTACTATTCCCTTGGCATATCGGCAGTGCTGATCTTCCTGTTCTTATACAGGTTGAAGCTCGAAGAAGAAGTCTTAATCCGGGAAGTCAACTACCCGCCAATAAATTGGCAGGCATGTAATATTGCTTCGGTTGACCAGCTTAAGTATTAATTTACTACGTTGGATTTGTCATAACACCTGCAGGTGCTTCCTCAGCTTGTAGCTCTGTTGTATAATATTAAAAGTTCTGTAGGGTAGGAACAGTGTATTATGCTTAACAAGTATTTCCAACATTAGCGAGAGGAGACACGAAAGTGCGTTACCGGAAGCAGGATTCATCTTACTTCTGAGATCGGAGAAATCCAATTATGATTTTCGTATTAAACAAAAACAAACAACCTTTAAGCCCCTGTCATTCAGCAGTTGCCAGAAAATTGCTGAAAACAGGAAAAGCGGTTATTCATAAAAAATATCCATTCACACTTCGGCTCAACGAGTTGAAAAATTCCGAAAATAAAGCTGAATTCCGATTAAAAATAGACTATGGAAGCCGACACACAGGGTTAGCTATCTTAAATGGTTCTAAAGTAATTGGGCTTGCTCAAATCCATCACAAAACCAGTATTAAAAGCAATATGGATAGCCGCAGAGCAATGCGGAGAACTCGACGAAATAGAACAACCAGGTATAGAAAACCCAGATTCAACAACAGAAAACGAAAAGAAGGTTGGCTTCCTCCATCCCTGCAAAGCAGGGTAGACAACATCCAAAATTGGGTTGCTAAACTGCAAAAGTTATGTCCTTTGACTCATATTTCGTATGAAAATACCAAATTTGATACCCAGCTAATGCAAAATCCTGAAATTTCAGGTGTTGAATATCAGCAGGGAGAACTTCAGGGATACGAAGTTAGGGAATATTTGCTTGAAAAATGGGGGAGAAAATGCGCATATTGCGGAGCAGAGAATGTTCCACTTGAAATAGAACATATAATTCCAAGAGCAAGAAAAGGAACTGACAGAGTTTCCAATCTAACATTAGCCTGCAGGACTTGCAATGAAGCAAAAGGAACCATGACAGCAGAAGAATTCGGGTATCCTGAGATTCAAAAACAAGCAAGAATACCACTGAGGGATGCTACACTCGTAACTGCTACACGATGGAAAGTCTACAACACACTCACAGAAAAGGGACTTGAAGTCGAATGTGGCACAGGTGCAAGGACGAAAATGAATAGAATCAGGTTGAATCTACCCAAAGATCATCATTTTGATGCAATTTGTGTTGGTGCTTCAACACCAAATAAAATAATATTCAAAACAAATTCAGTACTTCACATAAAAGCAAAAGGTAGAGGATCACATTGCAGAACCAATCTTGATAAGTACGGATTTCCTAGAGGGTATCTGACTAGACGAAAGAGTTTCTTTGGATTCCAGACCGGAGATATTGTTAAAGCGGTTGTTCCGAAAGGAAAATACAAAGGAATTCATTTTGGTGCTGTAGCTTGTAGAAAAACAGGTTATTTTGATGTTAAAAATAAAGAAGGTATTAGGATAGTGCAGGGAATTAATCATAAATATTGCAATATTTTGAGTAGAGCAGATGGATACGAATATGCCACAGAGCATTTGGAAGTTGACGGAATTCCTCCTACGACTGAAGTCATAGGCATCCTTCCTTAATTTATCGTGAAAGGGTACAGGGATTATGTAAAAAGAACGGATAGGTTGATCCCGAAGGTATGGTAGATCCAAAAAGTATTGTAGACCCAAAAAGTATAGTGGACCCTAAAAGTATGGTGGACTAAAATATCGCAGATTTAAATTATGATCAGCTCAAACAAAGATTTGTATATTTTTTTGTGCCCAAACATCAATAATTTATTGATTTAGATGTTCTCTTCTTAATCTTGATTGCTTCAATTTTTCTTTTTTAATTTCGGCCACTAGTAAATACAGTCTCATATATTTTCATATTTAACGCTCTACCGAAACTACTATATCTCTTGAAAAATATTTAATCATTTGGAGGGGTATATTTGAGGCGGATGGTATAAGAATTTCATATATTCCTGAACTCTCTGCTTTCATTTAAGATTCCAAACTCATTCAAAATTCCAAATTCATTTAAAATTCTAAAAAATTTAATAAGCAGGGCGGTTTAAAATATCTTTATTCTAATTTTCGGGGGCACAAAACGAAATGGTATTCTCTGTACTGGCACACGTTGACGTAATTCTTGGCTTTGCCATCTTCATCCTTACCATATTTTACAAATTTGAAGTCCCTTCGGTACTGGGCTTTCTCGTAACCGGAATGCTGATAGGACCGTATGGGCTTGGGATTCTGAACGGCGGGCAGAACATGGAGCTGAATGCCGAACTTGGCATCGTTTTCTTGCTTTTTACTATCGGAGTCGACCTTTCCTTAAAAGAGCTCTGGAAGATGAAAACGGCTGTAATGGCAGGAGGAATTCTCCAGATTCTCTTTACAACAGCTCTTACCTTCGTTGTCTGCACAGAACTGGGGTTTAGTCCTGCAACATCTGTTTTTATAGGATTCCTGATCTCGCTTAGCAGTACCGCAATAGTGCTTAAAGTCCTTCAGGATAGAAATGAAGTCTATACTCCACATGGAAAAACCTCACTCGCAATTCTGATATTTCAAGACCTCGCTATTGTACCTCTTATTCTGATAACTCCTATACTTGCAGGAAGTTCTGTGAGTTTTGAGGGCGCACTTCCAAATATTTTCTTCAAAGGTTCCCTGATTATTCTGGTTTTTATCCTGAGTGCCAAGTTTCTTGTCCCCTATATATTTTACCATGTAGGTAAGACAGGCAGCAAACAACTGTTCTTCGTCAGTGTTGTTTTCATCTGCTTATCAGCAGCTATCTTTACCTCCAGCATAGGGCTGTCTCTGGCTCTGGGAGCCTTTTTAGCCGGCATCATTATCTCAGGGTCTCAATACAGCCATCAGGCAATGGGTAATATCCTGCCTTTGAAAGACATGTTCATGAGCTTTTTTTTCGTGTCTATAGGCATGCTTCTGGATATCGGTTATCTGCTTGATCACCTTCCTCTTCTTATTCTTGCAACGATCTCTCTAATTGTCATAAAATTAATCGCCGGAGTGGGTGTGACTTTCCTTCTTGGATCTCCACTCCGCACAACTATACTTACAGGATTTGCACTGTCTCAGGTAGGGGAATTCTCTTTTGTCCTTTCCAGGCTGGGACTTGAATATTCTCTCCTGACAGAGGAAACCTATCAGGCATTTCTGGCAGTCTCCATCATTACTATGGGAGTTACACCCTTTGTGATTAATGC is drawn from Methanosarcina lacustris Z-7289 and contains these coding sequences:
- a CDS encoding cation:proton antiporter domain-containing protein, with protein sequence MVFSVLAHVDVILGFAIFILTIFYKFEVPSVLGFLVTGMLIGPYGLGILNGGQNMELNAELGIVFLLFTIGVDLSLKELWKMKTAVMAGGILQILFTTALTFVVCTELGFSPATSVFIGFLISLSSTAIVLKVLQDRNEVYTPHGKTSLAILIFQDLAIVPLILITPILAGSSVSFEGALPNIFFKGSLIILVFILSAKFLVPYIFYHVGKTGSKQLFFVSVVFICLSAAIFTSSIGLSLALGAFLAGIIISGSQYSHQAMGNILPLKDMFMSFFFVSIGMLLDIGYLLDHLPLLILATISLIVIKLIAGVGVTFLLGSPLRTTILTGFALSQVGEFSFVLSRLGLEYSLLTEETYQAFLAVSIITMGVTPFVINASYRPAEFIVKKASSTAFGMKLVQGIYSEPLDAEEQAEPQITDHLIIVGFGFSGKTVSKAAKAADIPYIIIEMNPETVQQEKKKGEKIQYGDATFGAVLEHAGIKNARVLVIGISDAAVTRKIVEKAKELNPNICVIAKVRDLQEMKRLNAVGADEIIPEEYETSVEIFVRLLEKYLVPREDIEKMVNDVRAHGYRRLRKLVVDTGIDSGFSIKDGLPGIDIQIQKVGRGSDFDGKTLADLEFRKKHGVTVLSVRRSSDMFYTPNGDFLLQANDACILLGKPEELYGVRKFFESVRG